From the genome of Lotus japonicus ecotype B-129 chromosome 6, LjGifu_v1.2, one region includes:
- the LOC130721915 gene encoding COBRA-like protein 1 isoform X2 — MMHNILIFIFFSIIIVSNIAPSHGYDTLDPSGNITVTWDFLSDNGDTFDVKVSIYNFQLFRHVEEPGWKLGWSWRGDEVIWSMTGAEATEQGNCTRFRQKQPHCCEKEPAIIDLMPGAPYNMQSANCCKEKFTLGIPGYSCAMPVQVPPTRFTNDGRRWQQVLETWNVTCIYSQFLASPAPKCCVSLSAFYNTTIVPCRTCSCNCQGLPGANCANSDGSSLLELRQRAQGTKSPAPVVQCTNHMCPIRVHWHVKQSYKEYWRVKITITNLNFVRNYSHWNLVVLHPNLRNITQVFSFNYESLPSYGNLNDTGMFWGLQYYNDMLLAHGDNGNVQTELLLHKDQGDFTFRGGWAFPRKISFDGDACVMPLPDEYPRLPNTASIAATRPFIVFISVLLLLVILF, encoded by the exons ATGATGCATAACATTTTGATTTTCATAttcttctccatcatcatcgtCTCCAATATTGCACCCTCTC ATGGATACGATACGTTGGATCCTTCTGGCAATATTACCGTCACGTGGGATTTCTTGTCTGATAACGGAGACACATTCGAT GTGAAGGTATCAATATACAACTTCCAATTATTCCGGCATGTGGAAGAGCCCGGATGGAAATTGGGTTGGTCTTGGAGAGGTGATGAGGTGATTTGGTCAATGACGGGAGCTGAGGCTACAGAGCAAGGGAATTGCACCAGATTTAGACAAAAGCAACCCCATTGTTGTGAGAAGGAACCAGCTATCATTGATCTTATGCCCGGAGCCCCTTATAACATGCAGTCTGCAAATTGCTGTAAAG aaaaattcacacttggaattCCTGGTTATAGCTGTGCGATGCCAGTTCAAGTCCCACCAACTAGGTTTACCAATGATGGACGCAGATGGCAACAAGTCTTAG AGACATGGAATGTTACCTGTATCTACTCACAGTTTCTAGCATCACCTGCCCCAAAATGTTGTGTCTCCTTATCAGCATTCTACAATACGACAATTGTTCCTTGCCGCACATGCAGCTGTAATTGCCAAGGGCTACCAGGAGCAAATTGTGCCAA TTCTGATGGATCTTCACTGTTGGAACTGCGACAACGAGCACAAGGCACAAAATCACCAGCACCAGTAGTGCAGTGTACAAATCACATGTGCCCCATTCGTGTTCACTGGCATGTGAAGCAAAGTTATAAAGAGTATTGGCGGGTCAAGATCAcaatcacaaaccttaattttGTCAGAAACTATTCCCATTGGAATTTGGTGGTGTTACATCCCAACTTGAGAAATATAACCCAAGTTTTCAGTTTCAACTACGAGTCACTGCCAAGTTATGGAAATCTCA ATGATACAGGGATGTTTTGGGGGCTACAATATTACAATGACATGTTGCTTGCACATGGTGACAATGGGAATGTACAAACAGAGTTGTTACTTCACAAAGATCAAGGAGACTTTACCTTTAGAGGAGGATGGGCTTTTCCTAGAAAAATTTCATTCGATGGCGATGCATGTGTCATGCCATTACCTGATGAGTACCCGAGGCTCCCCAACACAGCTTCTATTGCTGCAACAAGACCTTTCATAGTTTTCATCTCAGTGTTGTTACTGCTAGTAATACTGTTCTAA
- the LOC130721915 gene encoding COBRA-like protein 6 isoform X1, with translation MMHNILIFIFFSIIIVSNIAPSHGYDTLDPSGNITVTWDFLSDNGDTFDVKVSIYNFQLFRHVEEPGWKLGWSWRGDEVIWSMTGAEATEQGNCTRFRQKQPHCCEKEPAIIDLMPGAPYNMQSANCCKGGVLTSMTQDVTKYGATFLMNYQKSSISFPDGGNFSMPEKFTLGIPGYSCAMPVQVPPTRFTNDGRRWQQVLETWNVTCIYSQFLASPAPKCCVSLSAFYNTTIVPCRTCSCNCQGLPGANCANSDGSSLLELRQRAQGTKSPAPVVQCTNHMCPIRVHWHVKQSYKEYWRVKITITNLNFVRNYSHWNLVVLHPNLRNITQVFSFNYESLPSYGNLNDTGMFWGLQYYNDMLLAHGDNGNVQTELLLHKDQGDFTFRGGWAFPRKISFDGDACVMPLPDEYPRLPNTASIAATRPFIVFISVLLLLVILF, from the exons ATGATGCATAACATTTTGATTTTCATAttcttctccatcatcatcgtCTCCAATATTGCACCCTCTC ATGGATACGATACGTTGGATCCTTCTGGCAATATTACCGTCACGTGGGATTTCTTGTCTGATAACGGAGACACATTCGAT GTGAAGGTATCAATATACAACTTCCAATTATTCCGGCATGTGGAAGAGCCCGGATGGAAATTGGGTTGGTCTTGGAGAGGTGATGAGGTGATTTGGTCAATGACGGGAGCTGAGGCTACAGAGCAAGGGAATTGCACCAGATTTAGACAAAAGCAACCCCATTGTTGTGAGAAGGAACCAGCTATCATTGATCTTATGCCCGGAGCCCCTTATAACATGCAGTCTGCAAATTGCTGTAAAGGTGGGGTCCTAACATCCATGACACAAGATGTTACAAAATATGGTGCTACCTTCCTGATGAATTATCAGAAATCATCTATCTCTTTTCCTGATGGAGGCAATTTTAGCATGCCAGaaaaattcacacttggaattCCTGGTTATAGCTGTGCGATGCCAGTTCAAGTCCCACCAACTAGGTTTACCAATGATGGACGCAGATGGCAACAAGTCTTAG AGACATGGAATGTTACCTGTATCTACTCACAGTTTCTAGCATCACCTGCCCCAAAATGTTGTGTCTCCTTATCAGCATTCTACAATACGACAATTGTTCCTTGCCGCACATGCAGCTGTAATTGCCAAGGGCTACCAGGAGCAAATTGTGCCAA TTCTGATGGATCTTCACTGTTGGAACTGCGACAACGAGCACAAGGCACAAAATCACCAGCACCAGTAGTGCAGTGTACAAATCACATGTGCCCCATTCGTGTTCACTGGCATGTGAAGCAAAGTTATAAAGAGTATTGGCGGGTCAAGATCAcaatcacaaaccttaattttGTCAGAAACTATTCCCATTGGAATTTGGTGGTGTTACATCCCAACTTGAGAAATATAACCCAAGTTTTCAGTTTCAACTACGAGTCACTGCCAAGTTATGGAAATCTCA ATGATACAGGGATGTTTTGGGGGCTACAATATTACAATGACATGTTGCTTGCACATGGTGACAATGGGAATGTACAAACAGAGTTGTTACTTCACAAAGATCAAGGAGACTTTACCTTTAGAGGAGGATGGGCTTTTCCTAGAAAAATTTCATTCGATGGCGATGCATGTGTCATGCCATTACCTGATGAGTACCCGAGGCTCCCCAACACAGCTTCTATTGCTGCAACAAGACCTTTCATAGTTTTCATCTCAGTGTTGTTACTGCTAGTAATACTGTTCTAA
- the LOC130726649 gene encoding 60S ribosomal protein L2, mitochondrial, which produces MAASLWRARAALTNAFRRFSSAAAEVTTTVPRDAHESMMFSDINSQIGSCMPLSSMRIGTIIHNIEMNPGQGGKLVRAAGTCAKILKEPTSAYCLIQLPSGVKKLIDSRCRATVGVVSNPTHGDRKLRKAGHSRWLGRRPVVRGVAMNPVDHPHGGGEGRSKSSGRWGKGSRTPWGKPTKGGFKTGPLKRKK; this is translated from the exons ATGGCCGCGTCGCTGTGGAGAGCTCGCGCCGCCCTCACCAATGCATTTCGCCGTTTCTCCTCCGCCGCCGCCG AGGTTACAACCACCGTTCCTCGCGATGCGCATGAGAGCATGATGTTTTCCGATATAAACTCACAAATTGGAAGCTGCATGCCTCTGTCTTCGATGCGAATCGGGACAATCATTCACAACATCGAGATGAACCCTGGGCAAGGAGGCAAGCTCGTACGAGCAGCAGGAACCTGTGCAAAGATTTTGAAAGAACCTACTTCAGCTTACTGTTTGATCCAGCTTCCTTCAGGTGTGAAGAAGTTGATTGATTCTCGATGCAGGGCCACTGTTGGTGTGGTGTCCAATCCAACCCATGGAGATCGCAAGCTGAGGAAGGCCGGGCATAGTAGGTGGCTCGGTCGGAGGCCGGTTGTTCGAGGAGTGGCTATGAATCCTGTTGATCATCCACACGGTGGTGGTGAGGGTAGAAGCAAGAGTAGTGGCCGTTGGGGTAAAGGATCTCGCACTCCTTGGGGTAAACCAACTAAGGGTGGCTTCAAAACTGGACCCCTCAAGCGCAAAAAATAG
- the LOC130726708 gene encoding uncharacterized protein LOC130726708 → MRLGKKVQPAKRAWKKFSTKLKLNNIPKAIKATFKHITRRTPHAASSNHHVDLIANEGGESSMEEDIETIEDAWKIVVAKSSHDDPMQDEDVDQKAEEFISKFYQGIRKEMSLLEWNPRR, encoded by the coding sequence ATGAGGCTAGGAAAGAAGGTTCAGCCTGCTAAGAGAGCTTGGAAGAAGTTCTCCACAAAACTCAAACTCAATAATATTCCTAAAGCCATCAAAGCCACCTTTAAACACATCACTCGTAGAACACCACATGCTGCTTCTTCTAACCACCATGTTGATTTGATTGCCAACGAGGGAGGGGAATCAAGCATGGAGGAGGACATAGAAACTATTGAGGATGCATGGAAGATTGTAGTTGCTAAGTCATCTCATGACGATCCGATGCAGGACGAGGACGTGGATCAGAAAGCAGAGGAGTTCATCAGCAAGTTTTATCAAGGTATCAGGAAAGAGATGTCTCTGCTAGAGTGGAATCCCCGCAGATGA
- the LOC130724623 gene encoding F-box/FBD/LRR-repeat protein At1g80470-like: MAMEDGMNEVPDEIVEHILSYVETKDAMQCSVLSKRWRSLWRALPVLNFDSASFTHYSSFANFVLHVLHSSTSLTLTHCKFWFDISNPIFCCLQICIDRQDLCEGLVRMFIHHVTTHGVQHLTLLFPRIVDDLPLLFSCQSLQHLQLFELIILPDCWGFASLTTLHLVRCSFMVDWDYGVGDLQSYDSSDGSFDPFENFVNLTHLLISDCRFPSKVRILDIRAPHLTNLTISSMEHVRNICPDCKIIVASPTLTTFNFVDSHVLQLFLVGSCSIERAHLDVAVTGYQVPKHDFISRLIDMFWAIGDAKDVTLSFQTISILSQFPAELRHPCPFTGMQILRVKVLNESCSTTMSIPVEVLNFLLQGSPTKTFKVEAIKQMARSSIGGN, translated from the exons ATGGCGATGGAAGATGGAATGAACGAAGTACCAGATGAAATAGTTGAACACATTCTTTCATATGTGGAGACGAAGGATGCAATGCAATGCAGTGTTCTCAGCAAAAGATGGAGGTCTCTTTGGCGTGCTCTTCCCGTTCTCAACTTCGATAGCGCCTCTTTCACTCACTACTCTTCCTTCGCTAATTTCGTTCTCCATGTTCTTCACTCTTCCACCTCTCTCACCCTCACCCACTGCAAATTCTGGTTCGACATCTCTAACCCTATCTTCTGCTGTCTTCAAATCTGCATCGATCGCCAAGATCTCTGTGAGGGTCTTGTCAGAATGTTCATCCACCACGTAACTACCCATGGCGTCCAGCATCTCACCCTCTTGTTCCCGCGTATTGTTGATGATTTGCCCCTTCTTTTCTCTTGCCAATCCTTGCAACACCTTCAACTCTTCGAGCTCATCATTCTTCCCGATTGCTGGGGTTTCGCCTCCCTCACCACTCTGCATCTTGTTCGCTGCTCCTTCATGGTCGATTGGGATTACGGGGTCGGGGACCTTCAAAGTTACGATTCTAGTGATGGTTCCTTCGACCCTTTTGAGAATTTTGTGAATTTGACCcatttgttgatatctgattgcCGATTCCCATCTAAAGTTCGAATCTTAGATATACGTGCTCCTCACCTCACTAACCTTACAATATCCAGTATGGAACACGTTCGAAACATATGCCCGGATTGTAAGATCATTGTCGCTTCCCCGACACTTACAACCTTCAATTTTGTTGACTCCCATGTTCTGCAGCTCTTCCTTGTTGGCTCTTGCTCCATTGAGAGGGCTCATCTTGATGTTGCTGTTACTGGTTACCAAGTACCAAAACATGATTTCATTTCTCGTTTGATTGACATGTTTTGGGCGATTGGGGATGCCAAGGATGTCACATTATCTTTTCAAACTATAAGT ATTCTTTCCCAGTTCCCTGCTGAATTGCGCCATCCTTGTCCTTTTACTGGAATGCAAATTTTGAGAGTGAAAGTGCTAAATGAATCATGCTCCACCACCATGTCCATACCTGTTGAGGTCTTAAACTTCTTGTTGCAAGGATCTCCTACCAAAACTTTCAAGGTGGAGGCCAtaaag CAAATGGCAAGGAGTAGCATTGGAGGGAATTGA